A single genomic interval of Holosporales bacterium harbors:
- a CDS encoding OmpH family outer membrane protein, whose amino-acid sequence MISVNRALVVALALVNCFCIIGADAAEPAIGVVNVDRIRTESKAARSIEDQADQLRQKYQDEIAKIEDKLRKQAALPALGSKSTASDGGFEKQYKNLQTLARSRKRQWENAVTQANAKLENKLSEIVARIAQSKGLLTVINVSATLFSQEGIDLTTEVLERLNEELPDIKIAPISD is encoded by the coding sequence GTGATATCAGTAAACAGAGCTCTGGTTGTTGCTTTAGCGCTAGTTAATTGCTTTTGCATTATCGGCGCTGATGCTGCTGAACCGGCGATCGGGGTGGTAAATGTGGACAGAATTCGCACTGAATCCAAGGCTGCTCGTTCAATCGAAGATCAGGCCGACCAACTCAGACAAAAATACCAAGACGAGATTGCAAAAATTGAAGACAAACTAAGAAAGCAGGCAGCACTTCCGGCTTTGGGATCCAAATCGACAGCTTCTGATGGTGGTTTCGAGAAGCAATACAAAAATCTTCAAACCCTGGCTCGTTCTCGCAAACGTCAGTGGGAAAATGCAGTCACACAAGCAAATGCCAAATTAGAGAACAAATTGAGTGAAATAGTTGCTAGGATTGCTCAATCAAAAGGGCTATTAACAGTGATAAACGTGAGCGCTACTCTCTTCTCTCAAGAAGGAATCGATCTAACAACTGAGGTTCTAGAACGCCTTAATGAAGAGCTTCCTGATATAAAAATAGCGCCTATATCTGATTGA